In one window of Tachypleus tridentatus isolate NWPU-2018 chromosome 2, ASM421037v1, whole genome shotgun sequence DNA:
- the LOC143243818 gene encoding folylpolyglutamate synthase, mitochondrial-like isoform X1 — protein MEGALPVLHQRALEVGCSLHVVPPMETYEWSTHSLKLGIPGAVQSVNASLALQLTKMWLNQRNKYGTEQLLVPDGTIKTPPLLTDMENYHPLTPPLAIPFKLIPPFSNGLQQCVWPGRFQVLREGSITYYLDGAHTGESMEACIRWFREECTNEEKQTKGSVFRVLLFNCTGERKAETLLAPLTAKCFDLAVFCPNKVFITKDCASDQSNFTVDPQKEMHQCEVNMKVWCHMLSSIREEKIAANPSTSEYHSSSIHANIDMDCIIFPCILDALCWLSQGRETNFQSELGDFKHTVLPPKLMKASQLQVLVTGSLHLVGGVLAVIDPELSCQTKCVVNGV, from the exons ATGGAAGGTGCTTTGCCAGTTCTTCACCAGAGAGCACTAGAAGTAGGA tgttCCCTGCATGTCGTTCCACCAATGGAGACCTACGAATGGTCAACACATTCACTCAAGCTTGGAATACCTGGGGCAGTTCAGAGTGTAAATGCTTCACTGGCTTtacaattaacaaaaatgtggttaaatcaaagaaataaatatggAA CAGAACAGTTACTAGTTCCTGATGGAACCATCAAAACTCCACCACTTCTAACAGATATGGAGAACTATCACCCACTTACTCCACCACTAGCCATACCATTTAAACTAATACCTCCATTTTCTAATG GTTTACAGCAGTGTGTTTGGCCAGGAAGATTTCAAGTATTGAGAGAAGGTTCCATCACATATTATCTTGATGGAGCACACACAGGGGAAAGTATGGAGGCTTGTATTCGCTGGTTCAGGGAAGAATGTACAAATGAAGAGAAGCAAacaaa GGGTTCTGTATTTAGGGTGTTGCTATTTAACTGTACAGGAGAAAGAAAAGCTGAAACACTCCTTGCTCCCTTAACTGCTAAATGTTTTGACTTAGCAGTGTTTTGTCCAAACAAAGTTTTCATAACCAAAGACTGTGCTTCAG ATCAAAGTAACTTCACAGTTGACCCACAAAAAGAGATGCACCAATGTGAGGTAAACATGAAAGTTTGGTGTCATATGCTGAGCAGTATCAGAGAAGAGAAGATAGCTGCTAATCCCAGTACCTCAGAATATCACTCATCTAGCATTCATGCTAATATTGACATGGATTGTATCATATTCCCTTGCATCTTGGATGCCTTATGTTGGTTATCTCAGGGTCGTGAAACTAATTTTCAAAGTGAACTCGGTGACTTTAAACACACGGTTCTTCCACCTAAACTAATGAAAGCTTCACAGTTACAGGTATTGGTAACGGGAAGCTTGCACCTTGTTGGGGGTGTTCTAGCAGTTATTGATCCGGAACTTTCTTGTCAGACCAAATGTGTAGTTAACGGTGTTTGA
- the LOC143243818 gene encoding folylpolyglutamate synthase, mitochondrial-like isoform X2: MEGALPVLHQRALEVGCSLHVVPPMETYEWSTHSLKLGIPGAVQSVNASLALQLTKMWLNQRNKYGKQLLVPDGTIKTPPLLTDMENYHPLTPPLAIPFKLIPPFSNGLQQCVWPGRFQVLREGSITYYLDGAHTGESMEACIRWFREECTNEEKQTKGSVFRVLLFNCTGERKAETLLAPLTAKCFDLAVFCPNKVFITKDCASDQSNFTVDPQKEMHQCEVNMKVWCHMLSSIREEKIAANPSTSEYHSSSIHANIDMDCIIFPCILDALCWLSQGRETNFQSELGDFKHTVLPPKLMKASQLQVLVTGSLHLVGGVLAVIDPELSCQTKCVVNGV, from the exons ATGGAAGGTGCTTTGCCAGTTCTTCACCAGAGAGCACTAGAAGTAGGA tgttCCCTGCATGTCGTTCCACCAATGGAGACCTACGAATGGTCAACACATTCACTCAAGCTTGGAATACCTGGGGCAGTTCAGAGTGTAAATGCTTCACTGGCTTtacaattaacaaaaatgtggttaaatcaaagaaataaatatggAA AACAGTTACTAGTTCCTGATGGAACCATCAAAACTCCACCACTTCTAACAGATATGGAGAACTATCACCCACTTACTCCACCACTAGCCATACCATTTAAACTAATACCTCCATTTTCTAATG GTTTACAGCAGTGTGTTTGGCCAGGAAGATTTCAAGTATTGAGAGAAGGTTCCATCACATATTATCTTGATGGAGCACACACAGGGGAAAGTATGGAGGCTTGTATTCGCTGGTTCAGGGAAGAATGTACAAATGAAGAGAAGCAAacaaa GGGTTCTGTATTTAGGGTGTTGCTATTTAACTGTACAGGAGAAAGAAAAGCTGAAACACTCCTTGCTCCCTTAACTGCTAAATGTTTTGACTTAGCAGTGTTTTGTCCAAACAAAGTTTTCATAACCAAAGACTGTGCTTCAG ATCAAAGTAACTTCACAGTTGACCCACAAAAAGAGATGCACCAATGTGAGGTAAACATGAAAGTTTGGTGTCATATGCTGAGCAGTATCAGAGAAGAGAAGATAGCTGCTAATCCCAGTACCTCAGAATATCACTCATCTAGCATTCATGCTAATATTGACATGGATTGTATCATATTCCCTTGCATCTTGGATGCCTTATGTTGGTTATCTCAGGGTCGTGAAACTAATTTTCAAAGTGAACTCGGTGACTTTAAACACACGGTTCTTCCACCTAAACTAATGAAAGCTTCACAGTTACAGGTATTGGTAACGGGAAGCTTGCACCTTGTTGGGGGTGTTCTAGCAGTTATTGATCCGGAACTTTCTTGTCAGACCAAATGTGTAGTTAACGGTGTTTGA